Proteins found in one Polyodon spathula isolate WHYD16114869_AA chromosome 10, ASM1765450v1, whole genome shotgun sequence genomic segment:
- the LOC121322241 gene encoding LOW QUALITY PROTEIN: probable phosphatase phospho2 (The sequence of the model RefSeq protein was modified relative to this genomic sequence to represent the inferred CDS: substituted 1 base at 1 genomic stop codon) — MKTLLVFDFDHTVIDDNSDTWVVKCPPEQDLPDWLKNTYQKGHWAEYIGRVLCYKGDQGIREDAIRTVMESLPHTAGMIDLLKFIWQNKERVDCIIISDSSTVFIDWILQAADTQCAVDTVFTNPAHFDDRGYLDVQHLHSHSCAQCPVNLCKRKVLEDFLESQXMAGVQYQQTVYIGDGGNDLCPIKSLKKSVVAMPRKGYSLERLISKLNAADSRRLDSRVLGWSSGLDILNEMNSLMKQSCL; from the coding sequence ATGAAAACTCTGTTGGTGTTTGACTTTGACCACACAGTGATAGATGATAATAGTGACACCTGGGTTGTTAAGTGCCCTCCTGAGCAGGATTTACCAGACTGGCTCAAAAACACCTATCAGAAAGGGCACTGGGCTGAGTATATTGGAAGGGTTCTCTGTTATAAAGGAGATCAAGGAATCAGAGAAGATGCAATAAGAACTGTTATGGAATCTTTGCCTCATACAGCTGGGATGATTGATCTTTTGAAGTTCATCTggcaaaacaaagaaagagtGGACTGCATAATAATTTCAGACTCCAGCACAGTTTTCATTGACTGGATTTTACAGGCGGCTGATACTCAGTGTGCAGTCGACACGGTTTTTACAAATCCTGCACATTTTGATGACCGAGGTTACCTCGATGTCCAGCACTTACATTCTCATTCCTGTGCACAATGCCCTGTTAATCTTTGCAAAAGAAAAGTACTGGAAGACTTTTTAGAGAGCCAGTAAATGGCGGGTGTGCAATATCAACAAACCGTTTACATTGGTGATGGAGGGAATGACCTTTGCCCCATTAAAAGCTTAAAGAAATCTGTTGTTGCTATGCCCAGAAAGGGGTATTCGTTGGAAAGGCTGATTTCTAAGTTAAATGCAGCTGATTCAAGACGCCTTGACTCTCGTGTTCTAGGCTGGTCATCAGGTCTAGATATCCTCAATGAGATGAATTCACTAATGAAACAGTCATGTTTGTAG
- the LOC121322335 gene encoding D-3-phosphoglycerate dehydrogenase-like — MALATVRRLLISETVDPCCQQILQENGIEVTEKQNLSKDELIAEIKGYEGLIVRSATKVTADVINAAENLKIIGRAGTGVDNVDVEAATKKGIIVMNTPSGNTTSAAELTCGMIVSLSRQIPQAVMSMKTGNWDRKKFIGAELYGKTLGIVGLGRIGKEVAIRMQSFGMKTIGYDPIIPPEVTSTFGVEQMSLERLWPLCDYITVHTPLMPSTTGLLNDESFAKCRKGVKVINCARGGIIDEAALLRALESGQCGGAGLDVFIDEPPKDWSLVNHPGVVSCPHLGASTKEAQIRCGRDIATQIVEMVQGKSLIGAVNAQALTAAVAPESRPWIKLGEALGSVAKACTGQVKSQVQITTLGQSLKNAAGYLSAAVVSGLLQDSSKSAVNLVNALPLAKEAGLTIASHHSDAAPMLAQSACAVEISANSVSHKVVGSVQGDVPVLLELSGGLFRQPVPLTGNLIFFKALANPQLLPSVAGVLAAAGLQVELFSTSAAIAGEQWCSVGVSSLLGDLNTLKVHVKEALQLSL, encoded by the exons ATGGCTTTGGCAACAGTCCGAAGACTCTTAATAAGTGAAACTGTTGATCCTTGTTGCCAGCAGATTTTGCAAGAAAATGGCATTGAAGTTACGGAGAAACAAAATCTGAGCAAAGATGAACTGATTGCTGAAATCAAG GGCTATGAGGGACTTATAGTTCGTTCTGCCACCAAGGTCACTGCTGATGTCATCAATGCTGCCGAAAACTTGAAGATCATAGGCAGGGCAGGGACTGGTGTAGATAATGTGGATGTGGAGGCAGCAACAAAGAAAGGCATCATTGTCATGAA TACTCCCAGTGGCAATACCACCAGTGCTGCCGAGCTGACCTGTGGAATGATCGTAAGTCTATCCAG GCAAATCCCGCAAGCTGTTATGTCGATGAAAACTGGAAACTGGGACCGTAAAAAG TTCATAGGGGCAGAGCTATATGGCAAAACTCTTGGAATTGTGGGTCTTGGGAGAATTGGAAAGGAAGTAGCTATTCGAATGCAGTCTTTTGGAATGAAG ACTATAGGCTATGATCCTATAATTCCTCCTGAAGTCACCTCCACATTTGGAGTTGAACAGATGTCCCTTGAGAGACTGTGGCCACTTTGTGATTATATCACTGTTCACACACCTTTAATGCCTTCTACGACAG GGTTGTTAAATGATGAAAGTTTTGCCAAATGTAGAAAGGGAGTAAAGGTCATTAATTGTGCCAGGGGCGGTATTATAGACGAGGCTGCTCTACTGCGAGCTCTGGAGTCTGGGCAGTGTGGCGGAGCAGGACTGGACGTGTTTATTGAC GAACCTCCTAAGGATTGGTCGCTTGTAAACCACCCTGGTGTGGTTAGCTGCCCTCACCTCGGGGCCAGCACCAAGGAGGCCCAAATTCGCTGCGGGAGAGACATCGCAACACAGATTGTTGAAATGGTGCAGGGCAAATCCTTAATCGGGGCT gtgAATGCACAGGCCCTTACAGCTGCTGTAGCTCCTGAATCTAGGCCTTGGATTAAGCTGGGAGAAGcattgggttcagtggccaaagCTTGCACTGGACAAGTGAAAAGTCAAGTACAGATTACAACATTGG GACAATCCCTAAAGAATGCGGCTGGCTATCTGAGCGCTGCAGTGGTCTCCGGACTGCTTCAGGATAGCTCAAAGAGTGCTGTTAACCTGGTGAATGCACTACCCCTGGCAAAGGAAGCTGGATTAACT ATCGCCAGTCACCACAGTGATGCAGCACCGATGTTGGCTCAAAGTGCATGTGCAGTAGAAATATCTGCAAACAGTGTCTCTCACAAAGTAGTGGGGTCGGTTCAAGGAGATGTTCCTGTCCTGTTGGAGCTCAGTGGAGGGCTTTTCAGACAGCCAGTCCCTCTCACTGGCAACCTGATCTTTTTTAAGGCTTTGGCAAACCCTCAGCTTCTGCCTTCTGTTGCAG GTGTGCTAGCGGCTGCTGGTCTTCAGGTGGAGTTGTTCAGCACCTCTGCAGCAATCGCAGGAGAGCAGTGGTGCAGTGTGGGAGTTTCTTCGTTATTAGGAGACCTGAACACATTGAAAGTACATGTAAAAGAAGCACTGCAGCTATCCCTGTAG